A section of the Malania oleifera isolate guangnan ecotype guangnan chromosome 2, ASM2987363v1, whole genome shotgun sequence genome encodes:
- the LOC131147908 gene encoding pentatricopeptide repeat-containing protein At4g21065 yields MRSKRPPSSSSTRFSLSSSAAKSTSHFSTFSSCVYPSTFPDEPKPYVLKKCIALLLTCASSNFKLKQIHAFSIRRGIPLTDPDMGKHLIFTLVSLSAPMTYAHHIFSQIQNPNIFTWNTMIRGYAESENPRPAVELYRQMHITSVEPDTHTYPFLLKAIAKVMAVREGEKIHSIAMRNGFESLVFVQNTLLHMYAACGHAESAYKLFEFMPERNLVTWNSVINGYALNGRPNEALTLFREMSLESVEPDGFTMVSLLTACAELGALALGRRAHTYMFKACLNENLHAANALVDFYAKCGGIRDAQRVFDEMVERSVVSWTSLIVGLAVNGFGKEALELFWMLEREGLAPSEITFVGVLYACSHCGMVDEGFGYFNRMKEEYGLVPKIEHYGCIVDLLGRAGRVKEAYDFIQKMPLQANAVVWRTLLGACAIHGQLTLGEVARTRLLQLEPKHSGDFVLLSNLYASEQRWSDVQKVRRTMLREGVQKTPGLSLVELGNCVHEFVMGDRSHPQSEEIYAMLREITKKLRPEGYVPHTANVLADIEDEEKENALHYHSEKIAIAFMLINTAPRTPIRVVKNLRICADCHLAIKLISKVFYREITVRDRSRFHHFTDGSCSCKEYW; encoded by the coding sequence ATGCGCTCTAAGCGACCGCCCTCATCTTCCTCTACACGCTTCAGCTTATCATCCTCAGCTGCCAAATCCACAAGCCACTTCTCTACCTTTTCAAGCTGCGTCTACCCATCGACCTTCCCAGACGAACCAAAACCGTACGTCCTCAAAAAATGCATCGCTCTTTTGCTTACTTGTGCTTCCTCCAACTTCAAACTGAAGCAAATCCATGCCTTCTCCATCAGACGCGGTATCCCCCTCACAGACCCCGACATGGGCAAACACCTTATCTTCACCCTTGTGTCCCTCTCGGCCCCCATGACTTATGCTCACCACATCTTctcccaaatccaaaacccaaatatCTTTACTTGGAACACCATGATTAGAGGCTATGCTGAGAGTGAAAACCCCAGACCAGCGGTTGAACTGTACCGCCAAATGCACATAACTTCTGTTGAACCTGACACACACACATACCCGTTTCTTCTAAAAGCAATTGCGAAGGTAATGGCTGTTAGAGAGGGTGAAAAGATACATTCCATTGCTATGAGGAACGGGTTCGAGTCACTGGTCTTTGTGCAGAACACATTGCTACATATGTACGCGGCTTGTGGGCATGCCGAGAGCGCATACAAATTGTTCGAGTTTATGCCTGAGAGGAATCTTGTGACATGGAATTCAGTGATAAATGGGTATGCCCTTAATGGGAGGCCGAATGAAGCGTTAACCCTTTTCAGGGAAATGAGTTTGGAGAGTGTTGAACCGGATGGGTTCACCATGGTCAGCCTGCTGACTGCCTGTGCTGAGCTTGGAGCTCTGGCATTGGGTAGGAGGGCCCATACTTACATGTTCAAAGCTTGTTTGAATGAGAATTTGCATGCTGCCAATGCCCTTGTTGATTTCTATGCAAAGTGTGGCGGCATTAGGGATGCACAACGGGTATTTGATGAAATGGTGGAAAGGAGTGTAGTTTCATGGACTTCCTTGATTGTTGGGCTGGCTGTTAATGGTTTTGGCAAGGAAGCATTGGAGCTTTTCTGGATGCTGGAAAGAGAGGGGTTAGCGCCTAGTGAGATCACTTTTGTTGGGGTCCTGTATGCATGTTCGCATTGTGGAATGGTAGATGAAGGGTTTGGATACTTTAACAGGATGAAAGAGGAATATGGCCTTGTGCCTAAGATAGAACACTATGGTTGCATAGTTGATTTGCTGGGGAGGGCAGGTAGGGTAAAAGAAGCATATGACTTTATTCAAAAAATGCCTTTGCAGGCCAATGCTGTTGTTTGGAGGACCTTATTAGGAGCATGTGCAATACATGGACAGTTGACCCTGGGGGAGGTTGCTAGAACCCGACTTCTGCAATTAGAACCTAAACACAGTGGGGATTTTGTACTCCTTTCCAACCTCTACGCATCTGAGCAGCGTTGGTCAGATGTGCAAAAAGTGAGGAGAACAATGCTGAGGGAAGGGGTGCAGAAAACTCCAGGGCTTAGCCTTGTTGAGTTGGGAAATTGTGTCCATGAATTTGTCATGGGAGATAGATCTCATCCCCAAAGTGAGGAAATATACGCAATGCTTAGGGAGATCACAAAGAAGTTGAGACCAGAGGGTTATGTACCTCATACAGCAAATGTGCTTGCAGACATAGAGGATGAGGAGAAGGAGAATGCTTTGCATTATCACAGTGAGAAGATTGCAATTGCCTTTATGCTGATTAATACGGCACCAAGGACCCCTATTAGGGTGGTAAAGAATTTGAGGATCTGTGCAGATTGTCATTTGGCAATTAAGCTCATATCAAAGGTTTTTTACCGGGAGATTACTGTTAGAGATCGTAGCCGATTTCACCATTTCACAGATGGATCTTGCTCTTGTAAAGAATATTGGTAA
- the LOC131147909 gene encoding pentatricopeptide repeat-containing protein At5g66520-like encodes MTGPLEIEMKRCYSTFKRPFCSNHQRLSLLDSCKTMDQIKQAHAHLIITGLVLDLIPATRLIKLLTQSSFGSLPYAHLMFDQIPSPDLFLHNTMIKAHAPTPTSSHNSLLIFRSMVQGSSLSPNRYTFVFVFKACANGLGVLEGGQVRVHAIKLGLESNLFVTNAMIQMYANWGLVEDARRVFEWSIEHDLYSWNTLIRGYVALGEMDRAKELFDEMPERDVVSWSTVIAGHVQVGCFMEALNLFHNMLHKGSRPNEFTLTSALAACANLVALDQGRWIHVYIKKSRIKMNERLLAGLIDMYAKCGEIEFASKVFYNECVPKRNVWPWNAIIGGFAMHGKSEEAINLFEQMKIEEMIPNKVTFVALLNACSHGKMVEEGKAYFELMSNYGINPELEHYGCMVDLLGRAGHLKEAEEIISNMPIAPDAVIWGALIGACRIHKDIERGVKIGKIIKELDSNHVGCHVLLANMYSVSGKWDEAKVVREKIEVCGRKKTPGCSSIELNGMFHQFLVGDRSHPQTKLLYLFLDEMTAKLKIAGYVPEFGDVLLDIDDEEDKETALSKHSEKLAIAFGLMNTLPGTPIRIVKNLRVCGDCHQATKFISKVYGREIIVRDRIRYHHFNDGLCSCKDYW; translated from the exons ATGACTGGTCCGTTGGAAATTGAAATGAAGCGATGTTACTCCACCTTCAAAAGACCGTTTTGTTCAAACCACCAACGGCTCTCTCTACTGGATTCTTGCAAAACCATGGACCAAATCAAGCAAGCTCACGCTCACCTGATCATCACCGGCCTTGTCCTAGACCTCATTCCTGCAACTAGACTCATAAAGCTCCTCACCCAATCAAGCTTTGGTTCTCTGCCTTATGCCCACCTTATGTTCGATCAAATTCCCTCTCCTGATCTCTTTCTCCACAACACCATGATAAAAGCTCACGCACCGACACCCACTTCTTCTCATAATTCTCTTCTAATATTTCGTTCAATGGTCCAGGGTTCGAGTCTTTCGCCAAATCGGTACACGTTCGTCTTTGTCTTCAAGGCGTGTGCCAATGGTTTGGGAGTTTTGGAAGGGGGGCAGGTTCGGGTTCACGCAATCAAACTTGGGCTGGAGAGCAATTTGTTTGTGACGAATGCAATGATTCAGATGTATGCAAATTGGGGATTGGTTGAGGATGCTAGAAGGGTGTTCGAGTGGAGCATTGAACATGATTTGTATTCTTGGAATACTTTGATTCGTGGGTATGTTGCATTGGGCGAAATGGATCGAGCTAAGGAATTGTTTGATGAAATGCCTGAGCGGGATGTTGTTTCTTGGAGCACTGTCATAGCTGGTCATGTACAG gtaGGTTGCTTCATGGAAGCTTTGAACCTCTTCCACAACATGCTACACAAGGGTTCTAGACCAAATGAATTCACCCTGACGAGTGCTCTTGCAGCATGTGCTAATCTAGTGGCATTGGATCAAGGAAGGTGGATTCATGTGTATATCAAGAAGAGCAGGATTAAGATGAATGAGCGATTGCTTGCTGGCCTCATAGACATGTATGCAAAGTGTGGAGAGATTGAGTTTGCATCAAAAGTTTTTTACAATGAATGTGTTCCCAAGCGGAATGTTTGGCCTTGGAATGCCATCATTGGTGGGTTTGCTATGCATGGGAAATCTGAGGAAGCAATTAATCTATTTGAGCAGATGAAAATTGAAGAGATGATTCCTAACAAAGTCACTTTTGTTGCATTATTAAATGCTTGCAGCCATGGTAAAATGGTTGAAGAGGGAAAAGCTTATTTTGAATTGATGTCAAATTATGGCATCAATCCAGAATTAGAGCATTATGGGTGTATGGTAGATCTACTTGGCCGCGCTGGGCACTTAAAGGAAGCTGAAGAGATTATATCAAATATGCCAATTGCTCCAGATGCTGTCATTTGGGGGGCTTTAATTGGTGCTTGTAGGATTCATAAAGATATTGAGAGAGGAGTAAAAATAGGGAAAATTATTAAGGAATTGGACTCTAACCATGTTGGCTGTCATGTTCTGTTGGCCAATATGTATTCGGTATCTGGAAAATGGGATGAAGCGAAGGTTGTGAGGGAGAAGATTGAAGTATGTGGCAGAAAGAAAACCCCAGGTTGCAGTTCTATTGAGCTAAATGGAATGTTCCATCAATTTCTCGTGGGAGACCGGTCACACCCACAAACCAAGCTGCTCTATTTGTTCTTGGATGAAATGACAGCCAAGTTAAAGATTGCTGGGTATGTTCCAGAATTTGGAGACGTGTTGCTTGATATTGATGACGAAGAAGATAAGGAGACGGCTCTGTCAAAACATAGTGAGAAGTTGGCTATAGCTTTTGGGTTGATGAACACATTGCCTGGAACCCCAATTCGCATAGTGAAAAATTTGAGAGTTTGTGGGGATTGTCACCAAGCAACAAAGTTCATATCTAAGGTTTATGGTCGGGAAATTATTGTTAGAGACAGGATTAGATATCACCATTTTAATGATGGATTGTGCTCTTGCAAAGATTATTGGTAG